Proteins from a single region of Thermoanaerobacter uzonensis DSM 18761:
- a CDS encoding flagellar biosynthesis anti-sigma factor FlgM, whose amino-acid sequence MKIYNNNIEKMMSLYRVDPVGKVSSKEAEMKDKVEISEEAIKLAQSSNEFEKIKNQKIENIKSMLNAGTYNVKAEDVADAILKGILLNKKI is encoded by the coding sequence ATGAAAATTTATAATAATAATATTGAAAAAATGATGTCACTTTATCGAGTGGATCCGGTAGGAAAGGTTAGTAGCAAGGAAGCGGAAATGAAGGATAAAGTTGAGATATCAGAAGAAGCAATTAAACTTGCACAAAGTTCAAATGAATTTGAAAAGATTAAAAATCAAAAGATTGAAAACATAAAGTCAATGCTTAATGCAGGAACTTACAATGTAAAAGCTGAAGATGTGGCGGATGCTATTCTTAAGGGAATATTGTTGAATAAAAAAATTTAA
- a CDS encoding ComF family protein: MIFLDLLFPPKTTCIICKTAIKTGYLCDKCKSTLKFIEGNRCNICGKPIDYEGTCPDCLEHGHEFKQNISPFEYDGVVKDLIGRFKYFKERELAPFFADYMADAVKKMDWPIDVIVPVPLHKIRLDERGYNQSELLARELSYRLNIFMSKALRRVRNTTTQTALHKEERIDNVKGAFKVTYKDTIVGKNALLVDDVLTTGATLDECAKVLKENWAKEVYVATVATGKNM; the protein is encoded by the coding sequence ATGATTTTTTTAGACCTTTTATTTCCACCAAAAACAACCTGTATTATTTGTAAAACTGCTATAAAAACAGGATATTTATGCGACAAATGCAAAAGTACATTAAAATTTATTGAGGGTAATAGGTGTAATATTTGTGGTAAACCAATAGACTATGAAGGAACATGCCCTGATTGCTTAGAGCATGGCCATGAATTTAAACAAAATATAAGTCCTTTTGAATACGATGGTGTTGTAAAAGACTTAATAGGGCGGTTCAAATATTTCAAAGAAAGAGAATTAGCACCTTTTTTTGCAGACTATATGGCTGATGCAGTTAAAAAAATGGACTGGCCTATCGATGTCATAGTACCTGTTCCTCTTCACAAAATTAGACTTGACGAAAGAGGTTACAATCAGTCAGAACTTTTGGCAAGAGAACTTTCTTATCGGTTGAATATTTTTATGTCTAAAGCTTTAAGAAGAGTGAGAAATACAACAACACAGACTGCTTTGCACAAAGAAGAGAGGATAGATAACGTAAAGGGTGCTTTTAAAGTGACTTACAAAGATACTATTGTTGGGAAAAATGCGCTACTGGTAGACGACGTGTTGACAACAGGTGCTACTTTGGACGAGTGTGCCAAAGTCTTAAAAGAAAATTGGGCAAAAGAAGTATATGTGGCTACCGTAGCAACTGGCAAAAATATGTGA
- a CDS encoding TIGR03826 family flagellar region protein, with product MEIRNCKRCGRLYTYTGIDLCPECYRQDEEDFMKVRDYLDAHPSATMLEISQNTQVSIKKIMDFLKEGRLILTSNNVNIGLKCEKCGKPILTGRFCEECKTKLAKELMKGYSIQSDDKEEEKQTGERLYVYENNKKKKK from the coding sequence ATGGAAATAAGAAATTGTAAAAGGTGCGGAAGGCTTTACACGTATACAGGAATTGATTTATGTCCAGAGTGTTATAGACAGGATGAAGAAGATTTTATGAAAGTGCGTGATTATTTAGATGCTCACCCTTCAGCTACCATGCTGGAAATATCTCAAAATACACAGGTTTCTATAAAGAAAATAATGGATTTTTTAAAGGAAGGCAGGCTTATTTTAACCTCTAATAACGTCAATATAGGTCTTAAGTGCGAAAAATGTGGTAAACCAATACTTACAGGTAGGTTTTGTGAAGAGTGCAAAACCAAATTAGCTAAGGAACTAATGAAAGGCTATTCGATTCAATCCGATGACAAAGAAGAAGAAAAACAAACAGGAGAAAGGCTGTACGTTTATGAAAACAACAAAAAAAAGAAAAAATGA
- the recD2 gene encoding SF1B family DNA helicase RecD2, with the protein MIDMEGVVEEIIFRNEQNGYTVLELSTQGLVVTAVGYMPYVNIGERIKIEGEWVEHPDYGEQIRVLNYETLAPTTLEGIEKFLSSGLIPGIGPITARKIVKKFGVDSLNIIETAPERLKEIKGLSDEKIKRICEAYEMQKGIKEVMVFLQGYGISTAMAIKIYKEYGNNAIEIIKQNPYRLADDIFGIGFKTADKIAESLGVDPHSLYRISSGTRYVLMQYAANGHTYVPKELLKKEAASLLEVSEEEVEDSFVLLVQNEKIHIETFEDDTVGIYYIPYYMAELHTAERLFNMTLMENEDLGIDVQKEIRNFEKETGILLAENQKLAVEEAIKNSVVVITGGPGTGKTTIINCIIRIFEKAGKKVALAAPTGRAAKRITEATGKEAKTIHRLLEYTYSEEEGKGFNKNEKDPLKYDVIIVDEVSMVDILLMNALLKALPIGAKLILVGDADQLPSVGAGNVLRDIIDSGIVKVIRLKEIFRQQKQSLIVVNAHKINNGEYPTYNDKNSDFFFINANTQEDILKTILELVINRLPKAYGFHPINDIQVLTPMRKGIIGVHNLNLELQKALNPHDKTKAEKILKEFVFRVGDKVMQIKNNYKIKWKKGAEEGEGVFNGDIGIIQSIDEELQELTVYFDDEKFVTYDSSDLNELNLSYAITVHKSQGSEFPVVIMPITYGPPMLLTRNLLYTAVTRAKKLVILVGQEKYLQFMIDNNKISKRYSGLLSRLKKALLYVN; encoded by the coding sequence ATGATTGACATGGAAGGTGTAGTTGAAGAAATAATTTTTAGAAATGAACAAAATGGTTATACGGTTTTAGAATTAAGTACCCAAGGTTTAGTAGTCACTGCTGTAGGTTATATGCCTTATGTAAACATTGGGGAAAGAATTAAAATTGAAGGAGAATGGGTAGAACATCCTGATTACGGAGAGCAAATTAGGGTTTTAAATTATGAAACTTTGGCTCCCACCACTTTAGAGGGAATAGAAAAGTTTTTATCTTCTGGGTTAATTCCTGGAATAGGTCCTATTACAGCAAGAAAAATTGTAAAAAAGTTTGGTGTTGATTCTTTAAATATAATTGAAACTGCACCAGAAAGATTAAAAGAAATAAAAGGTCTAAGCGATGAGAAAATAAAAAGAATTTGTGAAGCTTATGAAATGCAAAAGGGCATAAAAGAAGTGATGGTATTTTTGCAGGGGTACGGTATTTCTACTGCAATGGCTATAAAGATTTATAAAGAATACGGAAACAACGCGATTGAAATTATTAAGCAAAACCCTTACAGATTGGCTGACGATATATTTGGAATAGGATTTAAAACTGCAGACAAAATAGCAGAGAGCCTAGGAGTTGACCCTCATTCTCTATATCGCATATCTTCTGGTACTCGATATGTTTTGATGCAATATGCGGCAAATGGTCACACCTATGTGCCAAAAGAATTGTTAAAAAAAGAAGCAGCAAGTTTGTTAGAAGTAAGCGAAGAAGAAGTAGAAGATTCTTTTGTGCTTTTAGTACAAAATGAAAAAATACATATTGAAACTTTTGAAGATGATACTGTAGGAATTTACTATATACCTTACTATATGGCTGAATTACACACGGCAGAGAGATTGTTTAACATGACACTAATGGAAAATGAAGATTTAGGCATAGATGTCCAAAAAGAAATTAGAAATTTTGAAAAAGAAACAGGTATTTTGTTGGCAGAAAATCAAAAATTGGCTGTAGAAGAAGCTATTAAAAATTCTGTTGTTGTCATAACGGGAGGTCCAGGCACAGGAAAGACTACGATAATAAATTGTATAATACGTATTTTTGAAAAAGCTGGTAAAAAAGTGGCTCTTGCAGCCCCAACAGGAAGAGCCGCAAAAAGGATAACGGAAGCTACTGGAAAAGAGGCAAAAACTATTCATAGGCTTTTAGAATATACTTATTCGGAGGAAGAAGGGAAGGGCTTTAACAAAAATGAAAAAGACCCATTAAAATACGACGTTATAATAGTTGACGAAGTTTCAATGGTAGATATATTGCTTATGAATGCTTTATTAAAAGCCCTACCTATAGGGGCAAAACTGATTTTAGTAGGGGATGCTGATCAGCTTCCATCTGTTGGAGCTGGAAATGTCCTAAGAGATATAATAGACAGTGGCATAGTAAAAGTGATACGGTTAAAAGAAATTTTTAGACAACAAAAGCAAAGCTTGATAGTAGTAAATGCTCACAAGATAAATAACGGAGAATATCCCACCTATAACGATAAAAACAGCGATTTCTTTTTTATAAATGCCAACACCCAAGAGGATATATTAAAAACCATATTGGAACTTGTTATAAACAGACTTCCTAAAGCTTATGGATTTCATCCTATTAATGATATTCAAGTACTCACTCCCATGAGAAAAGGGATAATTGGTGTTCACAATTTAAATTTGGAGTTACAAAAAGCATTAAATCCCCACGACAAAACTAAAGCCGAAAAAATATTGAAGGAGTTTGTTTTCAGAGTGGGGGATAAAGTGATGCAAATAAAAAATAACTACAAGATAAAATGGAAAAAAGGCGCTGAAGAAGGAGAAGGAGTGTTTAATGGAGATATAGGAATAATTCAATCAATAGACGAAGAATTACAGGAATTGACTGTATATTTTGACGACGAAAAATTTGTCACTTATGACTCTTCTGATTTGAATGAACTGAATTTGTCTTATGCTATAACAGTACACAAAAGCCAAGGCAGTGAATTTCCTGTTGTCATAATGCCAATTACTTATGGACCCCCTATGCTACTTACAAGGAACCTTTTGTACACTGCCGTTACAAGGGCAAAAAAATTGGTTATTTTGGTGGGCCAAGAGAAATATTTGCAATTTATGATTGATAACAATAAAATCTCAAAAAGATATTCAGGGCTCCTTTCAAGGCTTAAAAAAGCACTTTTGTATGTAAACTAA
- the flgK gene encoding flagellar hook-associated protein FlgK, with product MSTFQGLEIAKTGLFVSQKALDVTGHNIANANTPGYTRQVVDMASIAPPTTFGMYDQWGKAIGEGVKIQDIRQIRDQFLDNQFRRENKFLGEWETKAQVLAAVEDIFNEPSNSGINTVLNDFFNSLQELSKNPESLTVRAEVRERAIALADTFNTVYQHLYDKLNELNSTIQSRIAEINSYADRISKLNNEIYRFELTGQTANDLRDQRNILVDQLSKLVNITTYEDSNKNFRIDIAGQALVDGSTAFTMSLNNTGDVVWDLTGAPVNPSSGILKGLLDMRDGDGTNGIKGVPYYISEWNKLAYSVAHAINEVHKAGYGLDGSNGTPLFTDFADPYDSGVKYAQLIKVDSAILDSNGLQKIAAASSTATLPGDNTNALKLIALRDQGNAVLNGATFDDFARSLISNLGVDAQQANLMQKNQEVMVKQIDLNRQSVSGVSLDEEMTNMLKYQKSYAASARVITAMDELLDTLINRMGIVGR from the coding sequence ATGTCTACTTTTCAAGGATTAGAAATAGCAAAGACAGGATTGTTTGTAAGCCAAAAGGCTTTGGATGTCACTGGACACAATATTGCTAATGCTAATACCCCTGGGTATACTCGTCAAGTAGTAGATATGGCCTCAATTGCACCACCCACTACTTTTGGTATGTATGACCAATGGGGAAAAGCCATAGGAGAAGGCGTAAAAATACAGGATATAAGACAAATCCGCGATCAATTTTTAGACAACCAATTCAGAAGGGAAAATAAATTTTTGGGTGAATGGGAAACAAAAGCGCAGGTTTTAGCTGCTGTTGAAGATATATTTAACGAACCTTCAAATAGCGGAATAAACACAGTGCTTAATGACTTTTTTAATTCCCTTCAAGAATTATCCAAGAATCCAGAAAGTTTGACGGTAAGAGCGGAAGTTAGAGAGCGAGCTATTGCCCTTGCTGATACTTTTAATACTGTATATCAGCATCTTTATGATAAATTAAACGAATTGAATTCTACCATACAAAGTAGAATTGCAGAAATAAATTCTTATGCCGACAGAATAAGCAAATTAAACAATGAAATATATAGATTTGAACTTACCGGACAGACAGCAAATGACTTAAGAGACCAGAGAAATATCCTTGTTGATCAGCTTTCCAAACTTGTCAACATCACCACCTATGAAGACTCCAATAAAAATTTCAGAATTGATATAGCTGGACAAGCTTTGGTAGATGGGTCAACTGCATTTACGATGAGTCTCAATAATACAGGTGATGTGGTATGGGATTTAACAGGAGCACCTGTAAACCCTTCAAGTGGTATATTAAAAGGCTTACTGGATATGAGAGATGGAGATGGCACCAACGGAATAAAAGGAGTACCCTATTATATAAGTGAATGGAATAAATTAGCGTATAGTGTAGCACATGCAATAAATGAAGTACATAAAGCAGGTTATGGGCTTGACGGTTCTAATGGTACACCGCTTTTCACTGATTTTGCAGATCCATATGACTCTGGAGTTAAATATGCTCAGTTAATTAAAGTGGATTCAGCTATTCTCGATTCAAATGGCTTGCAAAAAATAGCTGCTGCATCAAGTACGGCTACTCTTCCGGGCGATAACACAAATGCATTAAAGCTTATTGCTTTAAGGGATCAAGGTAATGCGGTACTAAATGGAGCCACATTTGATGACTTTGCAAGGTCATTAATATCAAATCTTGGAGTGGATGCACAGCAAGCAAATTTAATGCAAAAAAATCAAGAAGTCATGGTAAAACAAATTGATTTAAACAGACAATCGGTATCTGGCGTATCTTTAGATGAAGAGATGACAAACATGTTAAAGTATCAGAAATCCTATGCTGCTTCTGCAAGAGTGATAACAGCCATGGATGAACTTTTAGATACTCTTATAAATAGGATGGGCATTGTAGGGAGATAA
- the flgL gene encoding flagellar hook-associated protein FlgL: MRVTDGMLITNFLNDYNNNLERLQKNQNMLSTGKRISRPSDDPVAVATSLRIRTDMTRNDAYTKNADDAKSWLDITDTALNQLGSLLQRTRELAVEGSNGTLTQEDMQKIANEIEQLKAQMIQVGNTQYNGRYIFAGFKTTTQPFSETNNSYSGDNGVIEFEVGAGGNKIAVNVTGDKVFDVSGGTSQLLTVMDNLKNALDSGDHQAVSNLIVDVDKQMENVLAVRAEVGAKSNRIDLIKNRLQDDNYNFTALLSKNEDADLAQVITNLKMDENVYRASLAAGARIMQPSLIDFLR; this comes from the coding sequence ATGAGAGTTACTGATGGCATGCTTATAACGAATTTTTTGAATGACTACAACAACAACCTTGAACGGTTACAAAAAAATCAAAACATGTTATCTACAGGCAAAAGAATATCAAGGCCTTCTGATGACCCTGTTGCAGTAGCTACAAGCCTGCGTATTCGAACAGATATGACAAGAAACGACGCTTATACCAAAAATGCTGATGATGCAAAATCCTGGTTGGACATAACTGATACTGCTTTAAATCAATTGGGTAGCCTATTGCAGCGTACGAGAGAATTAGCAGTTGAGGGATCTAATGGGACTTTGACTCAAGAGGATATGCAAAAAATAGCTAACGAGATAGAGCAGTTAAAAGCGCAGATGATACAAGTAGGAAATACTCAATACAATGGAAGATATATATTTGCAGGTTTTAAAACTACTACACAGCCTTTTAGTGAGACCAATAATTCTTATAGTGGCGATAATGGTGTAATAGAGTTTGAAGTAGGTGCTGGGGGAAATAAGATAGCTGTAAATGTGACGGGAGATAAAGTTTTTGATGTATCTGGAGGAACCTCTCAACTTCTTACTGTGATGGATAATCTGAAAAATGCATTAGACTCGGGAGATCATCAGGCTGTAAGCAATTTAATAGTTGATGTGGATAAGCAGATGGAAAATGTATTGGCAGTAAGAGCAGAAGTGGGTGCAAAATCAAACAGAATTGACCTTATAAAGAATAGGCTCCAAGATGATAACTACAATTTCACAGCGCTTCTTTCAAAAAATGAAGATGCAGATTTGGCACAAGTTATTACAAATCTCAAAATGGATGAAAATGTGTATAGAGCCTCTTTAGCCGCAGGAGCTCGTATTATGCAGCCCAGTCTCATAGACTTTTTAAGGTGA
- the metK gene encoding methionine adenosyltransferase — MRKLFTSESVTEGHPDKICDQISDAILDEILKKDPYARVACETAVTTGLVMVMGEITTQCYVDIPKVVRKVVEEIGYTRAKFGFDADTCAVITSIDEQSPDIALGVDKALEAKRGELSDSEIEAIGAGDQGLMFGFACDETEELMPMPIMMAHKLARRLAEVRKDGTLSYLRPDGKTQVTVEYEDDRPVRVDSVVVSAQHAPEIDHDAIERDIIEHVIKPIIPENMIDDKTKIFVNPTGRFVIGGPQGDSGLTGRKIIVDTYGGYARHGGGAFSGKDPTKVDRSASYAARYVAKNIVAAGLANKCEVQLAYAIGVATPLEIGIDTFGTGKIPDEKISEIVKQVFDLRPAAIIRDLDLRRPIYRQVAAYGHFGRHDLDLSWEKTDKVDILRKLAGI, encoded by the coding sequence ATGCGTAAACTGTTTACATCTGAATCTGTTACTGAGGGACATCCTGATAAAATCTGCGATCAGATTTCTGACGCAATATTAGATGAAATTTTGAAAAAAGATCCCTATGCCAGAGTTGCTTGTGAAACAGCTGTGACTACTGGTTTGGTCATGGTAATGGGGGAAATTACTACCCAGTGCTATGTAGATATACCAAAAGTAGTGAGAAAAGTAGTAGAAGAGATTGGCTACACAAGAGCAAAATTCGGTTTTGACGCCGACACTTGTGCAGTTATCACTTCTATTGATGAGCAATCTCCTGATATTGCCCTCGGTGTGGACAAGGCATTAGAAGCTAAAAGAGGAGAACTTTCAGATTCGGAAATTGAAGCTATTGGTGCTGGAGATCAAGGCTTAATGTTTGGCTTTGCTTGTGATGAAACAGAAGAATTAATGCCTATGCCTATAATGATGGCTCACAAGCTTGCGAGAAGACTGGCTGAAGTTAGAAAAGATGGGACATTAAGCTATTTAAGACCAGACGGTAAAACACAAGTAACAGTAGAGTATGAAGATGACAGGCCTGTGAGGGTAGATTCTGTTGTAGTATCAGCTCAACATGCACCTGAGATTGACCATGATGCTATTGAAAGAGATATTATTGAACATGTAATAAAACCCATAATTCCTGAAAATATGATAGATGATAAGACTAAAATTTTTGTAAATCCAACGGGGAGATTTGTAATTGGTGGACCTCAAGGTGATAGTGGACTTACAGGAAGAAAAATTATTGTAGACACATATGGCGGATATGCAAGGCACGGGGGCGGAGCTTTTTCTGGTAAAGACCCTACAAAAGTTGATAGATCCGCAAGTTATGCTGCAAGATATGTGGCAAAAAATATTGTGGCAGCAGGACTTGCTAATAAGTGTGAAGTGCAATTAGCTTATGCGATAGGTGTTGCTACACCTCTTGAAATAGGTATTGATACTTTTGGCACAGGCAAGATACCAGATGAAAAGATTTCGGAAATTGTAAAACAAGTTTTTGATTTAAGACCTGCAGCTATAATTAGGGATTTAGATTTGAGAAGACCTATTTATAGACAAGTTGCAGCTTATGGCCACTTTGGAAGACACGACTTAGACCTCTCATGGGAAAAAACAGACAAAGTAGATATATTAAGAAAATTGGCAGGAATATAA
- a CDS encoding flagellar protein FlgN, with translation MANSQKLLDVLRGETEIYKVLLDLAIKKTDIIIAGKVKELDEIVQIEKQLIKKLMELEEQREDILEKIDIEGKMTMTDLIESISSEEAENLKDIKYNLTNILKELEERNKLNVALIEQALEYINYSIQTISSALESDDGVYENNGNIKRYTSLIDKKA, from the coding sequence ATGGCTAATAGCCAAAAGCTTCTAGATGTATTAAGGGGAGAAACAGAAATTTACAAAGTTTTATTAGACTTAGCAATAAAAAAAACTGATATTATAATTGCAGGAAAAGTAAAAGAATTAGATGAAATAGTTCAAATAGAGAAGCAACTTATAAAAAAACTTATGGAATTAGAAGAACAAAGAGAGGATATATTGGAGAAGATTGATATAGAAGGCAAAATGACAATGACCGACTTGATAGAATCAATTTCTTCAGAAGAAGCAGAAAACCTAAAAGATATTAAATACAATCTGACGAATATTTTAAAAGAACTTGAAGAAAGAAACAAATTAAATGTTGCTTTAATTGAGCAAGCGTTAGAATATATAAATTATTCTATTCAAACAATATCAAGTGCATTAGAAAGTGATGATGGCGTTTATGAAAATAATGGCAATATAAAAAGATACACCAGCCTAATTGATAAAAAGGCATAG